AGATATCGGGACAAGGAAATATACCCAGAGGTACGTTTCACTCGGTGAGTCGTCAGCTTGGGATGCACTTCAGATGCCTTCAAAGGAAAATGCCCAGAAGTACGTTGACAGCAGCTGCTGCTGACATCGTTGGCCGACTCGTCGTCCAGAGCACGTCAGCCGATGGTAGGTTCGATTTCCCGGAGCAAAGTGATTCCATTCAATACCTCTGAATTATGAACCATCAGCCCGAGTCAGGCCGGAGAACGGAACTTCTCCGGAAGAGTAGTACGGACCAATTGAACGATGATGGCGAGACAGTTGGTTCTGCTTCCGTTGAACGATGTAAATGATCCTGGTGATTTGGACTAGCTTTGGGAAGATTGGTTTCAATTATGGGAGTTTCAGGTTGTTTTTCGTGATAACTCCAACTGACCTTAATTATTACTAGCAAATTTCGTCACGAAATCTAACGAAATCCTagcttaaaaatctgaaaaaaattaacaaacaaaTGCTATTGCCTTGAGTGGttcatttttaagttaaaacacTGCTTTATTCCCTTGAAAGTTGTTTAGCTGAAAGTCTCTGGTCTAGAAGGAAGTGGCGTCATTCGATTTGCACGGTAGGTTAGAGTTGAACCAGAATAAAACACAAAATTGTTTAGagttttttaatggaaattctaCACCAAATTTCAAACAAAGTATTACAAAATTTGAATCCATTGCAGCTTCACTTTCCACCTGCAGTTAACCTGGATTTATTTATGTACCCTTGTGCACTGCACCATGTTCGACCTCTATTTTTGTGTGGATGTACCAGCACCGAGCATGGCTGATTTCCATCCAAATGGGTTGCGTTGTGCTGGGGCTTCTCCTGCTCCCGTTCTGGATGAATGGTGGGATTCACTGAACCATTTACAGGCGATTGCACCAGCGCACCACACCCTGTTGCAGGTAAATCATGTAGCTTCTCGGGAAACTCGAATTTCCTTTACAAAGATAATTTTGGTGAACATGAGCTCATATTTAGAGTCTGCTTAAAAAATAAGACAGATTGAAACAGTACATATTATATTCGTagcatcttaaaaaaaaaataacgtgcaaaaggtatcaatttttttttcaaaaaccatgctaaaatgaaaaaaacacagagaaataaaaaaaaacactaccgCAAGTGAGGGTAACATTGGGTTTGTAACCCCAAGTAGGAAGAAATAACTGGAAAAGTTCGAGCACTGCTATTTTCAGGAGGTCAGAACTTGTTATTAAAACGCCCCCTAGCTGGCTGTTATAGtaacacaaaataataacagagattGGCTCGAAAAATAACTATTTCTGTTATTAAAAGATATTACAAGAAAATTCTATAAAAGAGCAAAAAACCCAATTTCTCAATTTGATATTGGTTCGATATGTTTTTTTGCGCTAGAaaataatcgattttgatattgatttctTTTCATTagcttttttataaaatgttaattttattGCTTGGctccaaataaatattaaatattttcaaatgtagAATTTTACAGAGCCAAGGCATTCCCAACATTCTTAAAGTTCTagcgaaaaaataataataaaatatttcgtTATGCGCAACATTTTCGATCAAACTTTAAACATTATTAAAAGAATATTCCAATATCAACAATTCAAagaatcaactttaaaaaatttcaccaaaataatgtccttaaTAAAATTGGTCCAAATTTTTCCATCGTTGaagtaaaattcaataaaaaaaaacacataaactaagactgatgtttgttttttttaagttggaacAACACATGAATAACGCGATCAATGATTGAATGATTTTCCATATTCCTTACACTCTCATAAGATCTgtccaataacaatttttagacTAAGTGGGGATGTTATTATTTTCTTCTCATTACCGATGATCATGACTTTCTGGTAACAAAATAAGATATTTCAACAGgacttgttattgaaatgacctCCATTTTGTTATTACCACCTGCCCTGGATAACCATTCTTGGGAGAGAATGAGgaggcaaaagaaaaaaaaaaacaaattccagttaaaaatcgttttcttatctaatctaaactAACACAAAAGCAGGCAGTAGGATGATagcatgctggaaagtttaGTTTTAACTCTCTTTGAATATTTTAGGAATTATTTTTTAGGACATTGAGTGATTCTGTGAGTTTATCAAAGAACTGATTTGATTGTTTAACAACAGCAGTTAGAGAATGTGTTTGTATGATTTATTTACCGATGTTATGAAAACTTCACTTTTATATCTAATAAATGCATGATAAATATGTTATTAGGAACATAAAAGCTTAAGAACCACTTGTTaagaaaaagcttataaacttataaCTAAATATATCTCAACATTTGtatctttttattaaaagataGCTTATTCACAAATCTTTTATTAAGCCTGGAATGATGTTCTATGAAAATCAactacaaataataaaaaaggaaTTTAATGCAAGTCTAAGGGTGGTAAATTATGCTCACAAAAACAATGTATCAAATCATTCatcaaaaattgtccaaattacTCTACAAAACATATCCAAACTATCGTATTGGAAACCATATTACCCATTATACAGAAAtaacaaaactgaaaaataaaacgttaaatcaaaaacaataaataaacaataataaagaaaaaagatacCTAAGAAAAAACTCACTCAAAATTGttctcaaaataccgtattatttccgaaagtactcaaattttcctaatttgcaatatggctatcaaacgaagcgaaattttgcatgctttttcactttttttttaagttttttttgtcaaaaactaaaatttgcacaaaataattctgattttttcgaaaacactcaaaatttcaaaatttacaatataagtatcaagagaagtgaaatttggtttgcttttccACATTAcgagagtttttttaatgtttaaatttttacaaaataccgtattttttcgaatgtacCAAACtgcacccaaacgaaaaatatatctcaaaatctgcaacagtggatttgctgcagaaaatgttatattttattacatattttgcagcaagcccatagatcatttttgcccgcgtgtaaacacgtcagcgatctgcagttctcaccaacacatagaatgctggtgcgtccccgagcaacactctagagagaacattatgttcgcgctctgtccttcaccattcatcaagcgtctatggcgcggtggtagcgtgtcggatcagcaacctagaagttgatggttcaatcctcgttctgttaagattttttttctgcaatacaatcaatctgccgtcggtaattgTTCGGGTGGTCGGTAAATAAAACCCCAACTTTTTGTTCAGCAGCTCTTCGAGCAGCTACAAAACTGCAAGTAAGTAtatatttttaggtttttgtttacattgttaGTCCTACTACTTACTTAATTGGTTTCCTTTCCTACGTTAGCGTTTCCTCTTCCTTTCCAACTCCTCCTCTTCCTCTTCCTAACTTTCCTTCTTTGCACTCTTCGGATCACCGAAGTACAGATTCGCCCCAAGTGACGGTGCGAAACGGCAGAGCAGCTCGCGGGACCTTTTCGAGGTTTTCTAGGTTGCactgtttcaataaatttcaatattaaaaactaCAACTCTTACTTTTCCTCCTTAATAATCCGCAAAATCTCCTCCGACTCGTCCAAAACGTCTGCACTCTCCCAGGTGAAAAATGGTGAACGAACAGCGCGCGTGTTTACACTGGAggccacacacacactttttctGTCCTCTTTGCGCGCGTTGACAGCTGTGACGGTATCGGCTGATTACACCGCCGGCGTTGCACCGTCGGCCAGTGTGCCCATCCCAGCGGTGGCAACACCCCAGCCCGTAAGATCCGTCGGGCCTTCCGGCGCGTCGGACTTACCGTCCCTGATCTCCAACACCGCTAAATTAACCACTGCTCTCCTGTTGACCTTCCCGTCTGCTGTCCTCACGTCCGCTTGCCGAACGCGTCCGTCCGACCCGCTGAACACCTCGACCACTCGACCTCGTACCCAGCTCTTCCGGTTCTTGCCGTCGACCACGAACACCAGGTCACCCGCTTCGAGGGGCTTGCGATCCTCGAACCACTTTGGACGCCGGTTCAGCGAGGGCAGGTACTCCTTCGACCACCGCTCCCACATCTTGCCCGCCAGCTGCTGGCTTCGCTTGTACACGTCTCGTAGTGCTGCAGCGGTGTCCACCGTCTCGTCCAGCTTGAGGTCCGCGCTCGTTACCGTCCCGCGCAGGAAATGGTTTGGCGTGATGGCTTCTTCTTCAGCGGACTCTTGAGGGACGTACGTCAAAGGCCGAGTGTTGATCATGTCTTCGGCCTCCGCCAAAGATGTGGAGAGAATTTCGTCGGTCAGCTTTCGTCCGTCGTCGAGTGCGCGCAACGCCTCCTTCACCGATCGCACCATCCGTTCCCAGGCCCCGCCCATGTGGGGCGTCCCAGGTGGGATAAAGGACCATGCAGTGGTCGCCGACGTCATCTGCTCCGCGCACTCCTTGTTGATCGCCTTCGTCATCGCCGCGTCCGCTCCCCGAAAGCACGTAGCATTGTCGGAGAACACTTTCTCGGGAACGCCTCGCTTGCACGCGAACCTCCGGAGGGCCATCAGGCACGATTGCGTGGTGAGGCTATGGACCACTTCGAGATGCACCGCCCTGACCGCTAGACACGTGAAGACGGCGATCCAGCGCTTCTCTCTGCGGCGACCCACCGTGACTTCGACCGGTCCCAGGTAATCGACGCCCACCGCGCTGAACGGTCGCATGGTTGCTGCAGTGCGTTCGACCGGAAGCGGCGCCATTGTTGGGACGAACGGCACGCAACGGTTCACCTTGCACCACACACACTCCTTGACCACCTCCAGGATCGCGGCCCGTGCGTTCGGAATCCAGAACTTCTGACGCAGCTCGTTGAACACGGTCTCCCGATTCGCGTGACCGTACTTCTCGTGGTAGTGCTGGATGATCTTCTTGGTGACGGCGTGTTTTCGACCCAAAATGATCGGGAATCGCTTGTCGAACGGGATCGATTCGTTCTTCTCCAGCCTTCCACGAACGCGCAGAACACCATCCTCGTCGAGCACCGGCAGCAGCTTGTAGAGCGGACTCGACCGCTCGATCTTCTCCGGCAACTCACCCTGTTTCAGCTGTAGGTTCTTTGTCAGCACGCTCATCTCATCAGGGAAGCTCTCGAATTGCGCTTGTTTCCACAGAATCCTCTCGGCCTTCTGCAGCTCGTCTTGTTGCAGCGGTTGAACATCCGTCTCGTGCTGCGTTTTGACCAGCTTGGCTAGGCGACTCGTGGCCTTTGCAGTCAGTACTGGACGGCCGTCCTTTTTGCGACGACAATTTTCGATGAAGCGTACCGCCGTTGCAGTCACCCTCACCAGCTTTGCCCACGTCGAGACCGCTTCTACGTTGACTGTCCTGTGGAACAGTACCACGCCTCGTGCGTCTTCGTTCGTCTCCTCGATCTGCTCAGGCGGTGAGTCGTGGTCATCCTGCTCGAACAGTATCGCCGGGCCGTTCCGCCATTCCGAATCGTTCTGCAGTGGCGGTCCAGGTCCCCACTTCGTGAGAACGTCCGCGATGTTCTTCTTGGAAGGCACCCATCTCCAATCGTCCAGTCTCGTCAGCTCCAGAATCTCCCCGACCCGAAAGGCGACGAACTGCTTGTACTTGTAGGGATCTGCGTGCAGCCAAGCAAGGACAGTCCTCGAGTCGGTCCAGAAAACGGTACGGTCGATTTGCAGCGTGTGAGTTCCGAGGATCTGCTGGCTCATGCGCGCTCCCATGCACGCCGCCATCAACTCCAGACGTGGAATTGATTGTCGTTTCAGCGGTGCTACCTTCGATCTCGCCATGACGAGGCTGCAGTGAACTTGGCCGTTGATGACCGCGCGTAGATACGCCGCACAACCGTAGGCCAGCTCGCTCGCGTCGCTGAAGATGTGCAGCTCGAGACTCTCGATCGACGAGGACATCGCATCGCCGAAGTAGCTCCGGGGAAACCGCAGCGCTTCGACTTCCGGCAGCAGTGCCGTCCACCGCTTCCACAGAATCCAGGCTTCGTCGTCAATGTCTTGGTCCCATCTGCAGCCGGTTCGCCACAAATGTTGGATGATGATCTTCCCGTGGATTGTGAACGGCGACAGCAGGCCGAGCGGATCGAAAAATCCCATCACGCAGCTCAGTACGATCCGTTTGGTTGGCCTTTTCCCCTCTTTCAGGTACTTCATCAGTTCTTCGCGGTGCATCACGGCGAAGGCGAATTCGTCCAGCTCCGGGTCCCACCGCACGCCGAGTACGCGTTCGCTGGGTGTTTGCTTGTCCTGATTCAGCAGCACAGGACTCATCGGCTTCTCTTCGCCCAGAGCAGTCAGCACTTCCGGCGAGTTGGACACCCAGTTGCGGATCTCGAAACCACCTTGTTTGTGGACGTGGCTCACCTGCTTCGCTCGCTTGACAGCTTCCTCGACGGTGTCGACGCTGTCAAAATAGTCATCGACGTAGTGCCGATTGATGATCGCAGCCACGGCGTCCGGATACTGACCGGCATGCTCTTCCGCATTGCGGTTCTTGACGTACTGCGCCGACGCCGGCGAACTCTTCGACCCGAATGTAGCGACGTCCATCACGTACACTTTCGGCTCTTCGTTGATGTTGTCCCGGAAGAGGAAGCGTTGAGCTTGCTTGTCCCCGGAGATAATCTTCAGCTGGTGGTACATCTCGCGGATGTCCCCGCCGAAGGCAACTCGTCGTTCGCGGAACCCACAGATCACTGACACCAGTGGCACGAGCAGATCTGGTCCCTTCACCAGCATCGAGTTGAGAGAGACTCCACCAATCGTCGCCGCCGCATCCCAAACCAGCCGAACTTTCCCCGGCTTCTTCGGGTTCACCACCACGTTGAGCGGCAAGTAGAACGCTTTGTTGTTATCGGTTTCGTTCAGTTCCTCCGCGGTGGCTTCGTGCGCGTATCCCTTGGCCTGGTAGTCCAGAATCTGCTTCTTGACGTTGTTGTACAATTCCGGCGAACGCTCAAGTTTCTTCTCCAGCTGCTTCATCCGCTTCACAGCCATCGGGTAGCTGTTCGGGAACTTGACGTCGTCGGTCTTCCACAGCAGTCCGGTCTCGAAGCGGTCACCCACGCGACGCGTAGTTTCCTCCATGATCTTCCTCGCCCGCTGATCCTCGACCGACTCCCGCTGCACAGTCACCACCGCTTCTTCCAGCGAATAGTGGCTTTTGAGAAGATCGTGCAGCTCCTCGTTCGTCACTTCTTGGTGGCATCCGAGGAAACAGCTCGCGCCCGCCGACTCTGCATCCCGCGGTCCGTAGACCGTCCAGCCGAGCTTGCACCGGACTGCCACCGGATCGACAATCGTGCCGACCTTCGTTTCCAGCGGTGCGAACGAATGAATGTTATTCAACCCGATCAGCATTCCTGGCCGACCGTCGTACGAATCCATCGGAATCCCGCGCAAGTGATCGTAGTGTGACGAAACTTCAGCAGCATTTAGTGTTTGGCGTGGCAACATCAGCTTGTCCACCGTACGCACAGATTGCAGCAGCAGCTTCTCGCCATTCGTCCCGTTGATCGCCGACGCCCAAATATTTGTCCGCCTCGAATGTTGTTCCACTCGTGTGACGTTGGCCGTCCACTTGATGGTGAGCTTCTCCTTCGTCCCCAACAGCCCCAAACGGTCGGCTAGACCACTTTCGATCAGGGTGAGGGACGAACCCTCGTCGAGGAAAGCGAGCACGATCATTGATCTCTCACCGCAGTAGACTTTTACCGGGAGCATCCGGAACAGCACGGGACTCGTGGACGTAATGTGTGCGTTCATGCCGACTGCCCTGGTCTCCGGATGAAGCAAAGCATTGTGCGGCTCGCGACACTCTCCGACGTTGCAGCGAAGTTTGAGCTTGCATTGGCCGCCGTGGTCATTCAGGCAGCGTTGGCAAAGCTTCCACTTCGTCGCCATCTTCGCTCGATCTTCGTAGGGCAGCTTCTTGAAGTCCTCGCAGTTCCACAGCCGATGGTCCGTGCACTGGCACGCCTTGCACGGCCTTTGCTGTTTCTGCCCTCGCCGCTCTGTAGATTCCTCTGCAACGCTATGGTTGAACAGTGCGGCTTTCTCTTTGTTTCGGCTTCGGCCACTCGATCCCGACGCTGCTCTGACGTCCGGTTTGTAGTCTAGGTTGACCGTCGCCTCGCACGCATCCTCGACGATCTTTGAGAGAAAGTTGGTGAGCGTGCGCAGATTTACTTCGCGCTTCTTGCGCTTGTAGTGCACCCAACTCCTCTTCTCCCCGTCCGGAAGCTTGTCGACGAGTTCCTGGATCAAGATCGGATTGACCAGATGCGCCGTTAGTTCTGCGGCCTCGATGTGCTCACATAGTTGTTCCACAGCATTGCCGAACGGAATGAATGATCCCAGCTTGTCCGCTCTCGGCGGCTCCAGCTTGCGCACTCGTTGCAGGTGGCTTTGCAGCAGCACTTCTGGGCGACCGTAGATCTGGCGAAGCTTGGCGATCACACGCGGAACCGACTTGGGCAGAATGAGCTGGCCACGTACCTCCTCGAGCGCTCTGCCTTTCAGGCAGTCTTGTAGGCGCACGAGATTCTCCACGTCCGTGTACCCGCAGGCTTCGTTTGACGCTTGGTAGGCCGCGAAGAACAATGGCCACTCTTCTGGCTTGCCGTGGAAGTCTGGCAGCTTCCTTGTCAGCCCTTGTCGTGCAGCTCGCTGGGCCTTCGTTGGACCCGATCCGTGCAGCCCCAGCCCGTCTGGCTTGGACACATCAACTTTGGTCGACTTTGCCGTTTTTCCGCTCTTTCCGTCATCGTTGGCGTCGGTCGAGACGCTGGACGCCGACGAACTATCCGACGAGGACACCGGTTTCTTAGACGACTTCGGCGAACCCGGATTGCTTCCAGGAGTTCCCGGATTGGTCCCAGGATTATCCGGAATGTCTCCAGGTTTCGCCGGATTGACCTCAGGATCTTCGCGGCCGTCGTGTTTAGCGACGTTTCCTTCAGTCAGCGGTTTGACTTCGGGGTTTCTTAGCGGAGTACTACTGTTTTTCAGCAGCTTGTCGATGGAGGCGCTTTTGTCCCGGAACGTTGTTTCCAGCTGTTGGATCCGCTTCAGGTGCTCCTCCTTCTTCACCATCTCCGCCGCTAGATCGGCCTCGCGCCGCTTGAAGTCCCTCTCGCGAAGTTCCTCAGCCCTTTTGGCTTCCTTCTCGCGAAGCTCTTCGTCGATCTTCATCTGACGCTCCTGAAGATAAGCAGCCAGTTCAAACTCCTTCTCCTTCAGGACTCGCGTCATCTCCTGTTCCGCTTCCGCACGCTTCCGAGTTTCTTCCAAAGCATCCAGCTTTTCTTGCAACTCGGGGGGCACTGGGAGCGGTACCTCAACAGACTTCTTagtctttttcttcttctggcAGTCCTTGTCCGGACAGTACCATTTCTTCCCCGACTTCTTATCAGCCGGATTGAAGTTGACGCACCGAGCATGGAACCACAGCTTGCAGCAATCGCAGCCCACCATCACCTCATCCTCGGTCGACACCTCTTTGCAGGTTGAGCAGGGAGTCTTTGTGAATTCCGGATTTTCGTCAGCCATCGTGGGAGAGGAATACCGAACCCGCAATTAATTTTGTAGATTGTTCGGGTGGTCGGTAAATAAAACCCCAACTTTTTGTTCAGCAGCTCTTCGAGCAGCTACAAAACTGCAAGTAAGTAtatatttttaggtttttgtttacattgttaGTCCTACTACTTACTTAATTGGTTTCCTTTCCTACGTTAGCGTTTCCTCTTCCTTTCCAACTCCTCCTCTTCCTCTTCCTAACTTTCCTTCTTTGCACTCTTCGGATCACCGAAGTACAGATTCGCCCCAAGTGACGGTGCGAAACGGCAGAGCAGCTCGCGGGACCTTTTCGAGGTTTTCTAGGTTGCactgtttcaataaatttcaatattaaaaactaCAACTCTTACTTTTCCTCCTTAATAATCCGCAAAATCTCCTCCGACTCGTCCAAAACGTCTGCACTCTCCCAGGTGAAAAATGGTGAACGAACAGCGCGCGTGTTTACACTGGAggccacacacacactttttctGTCCTCTTTGCACGCGTTGACAGCTGTGACGGTATCGGCTGATTACACCGCCGGCGTTGCACCGTCGGCCAGTGTGCCCATCCCAGCGGTGGCAACAGTAATGttgataattgtcggtaacggacaaaaatgtcatacccctatatcgcaaaaaatgcatgaggacagttttcatgcagattctgatatactttcatgccgccatgtatcacaatcatgcgaccgctgGTTGGGTGTGGGTCTAACGGAGAGAATCTTCTGTCTCATTTTTCTCGCTATCTTATGAGTTCTCCTTTCTGCTCTCACAACCGCAAGCTTATGGAGGTGGCTCGCACTGACAGCGGCTCGACATCCTCTCCGCTTACCTtaggtacacccaaaggaaaaatatatctcaaaatctgcaacattggatttgctgcagaaaatgtcatattttataacattttttgcagcaagcccgtagatcatttttgcccgcgtgtaaaaatttcagcgatctgcagttctcaccaacacatataaagctggcccgtccccgagcaacactccaaagagaagcatatgttggtgctctttcactcacttttcatcaagcggccatggcgcggtggtagcgtgtcggatcaataaccaagaagttggtggttcaatcctcgttctgcaaagtgtttttttttgtgaaatacaaccaaaaagcggtcggtaatgtcgataattcgacgtcgtcgtgctatcttgtcacacccgccattttgacgttccgagaaaaacgcgttttactgtttgaccttgaatattcaaaaacgagagcacgcaatgtaaacaataacaaacacgttttgtttagctcaccattctgtgcattgtcccaaagtttggttgaagttggttgctggagtcccgagttatcattacaaatgtttacggtagtctagcttgtacgtgcgacaaacgcatcctgactttcctggcctgaaatccctttggccttttgtcgcacttacatcaattttcatggagtgacaagatagcacgacaagattgaaactactttcatatgtaaagtgacaaaaatgcacggagttttttcggtttttgttgaatatctcaggattgaaatcgaattttggggatctgtaaaggtcaaaaggtgaggcattgtgagctgcacaaaatggcgttcttaactcaatttggcccaaaatgcacgtacgacaagttagcacgatggcgacgaattgtcggtaacgggcaaaaatgtcatacccctatatcgtaaaaaatgcatgagaacagatttcatgcagaatctgatatactttcatgccgccatgcatcacaatcatgcgactgccagttgggtgtaccaaataaatatataatttgGAATACccatttgtatgttttttcacttaataagagttttttttgtaaaatactaaaattttcataaattaccgtattttttcaaaatactcaaattttccaaattaccCATatttatcaaacgaagcgaaatttggtatgcttttgccttcctcactgaggtaaggctataatcctgctctaaaaatgaactttgtataaaaacgtcgtagacccaccatcaggtatacatatcgactcagaatcgaaaagtgaacaaatgtctgtgtgtatgtatgtatgtgaccaacaatctagctcatgtttctcggcactggctgaaccgatttgacccgaacctgttgcattcgacttggtttagggtcccatagatcgagttttatacagattgaagtttcgattagtagttcaaaagttatgtataaaaaagtgttttaacatatatccggatctaaCTTAAATGTTTgtgaactatgtccgggtccatcatcgttggtaaggttatcaaaagacctttccaacgagcctaaaacattgaagatctggcaaccctgtctcgtgatatggccacttaagtgacatttatgtacttttttgaagccggatctcatttaaatgtatgtaaactatgtccggatcggatggaggttatcaaaagacctttccaacgagtccaaaacattgatgatctgacaaccctgtctcgaggtatggtcacttaagtgatatttatgtacttttttattctggatctaaaaaatatatgaaattgttgtacaattccatcatatcagccattgttggtaataagtgaggaaggctacAAGCACATTGgtggatttagttagtttttcgctttatttaagatttattatgttaaataaaaacatttgcacaaaatatcgtatttttcgaaaatactcaaattttcaaaatttgcgatATCCAACGAAGCAatgttttgtttgctttttcactttttttgaaatgttttttttttttttgtaaaaaacgaTGCAAAGTTTTGTATGATttaaagcatacacaatttgaatgttattatgaagcatgcaacattttgctttgtttgatagtattttcgaaaaaatatggtattttgtgaaaattttgtattttataaaatcttaacaaattgaaaaagcttgcaaaaatttcgctttttttgttgtacatatttcaaattttaaaaacttgagTATTGAAAAAATCCGGtatcttgtgaaaattttattataaaaaaataatttagtgaaaaagcaaacaaatttaCGTTTAAGTCCcatatattgcatattttgaacatttgtgatttttttttattttcaataaattatctgAATATACAATATTATCTGAATAAGACATCAACAACTTATAGGTGGATTTAGTCATGTATGTAACCCTCCTTATACCTTCACCGCAACGGTAGCAccataaattccaaaaatatgcattttcgaaaaaaaccgcCCTCACGATCGCTTCATTGTGGGCCGCAAATAATGAATGATGAATTGATGCTGCCAAAGTTGAACCGAAATTCCACACCCTTTCCCTGGCATCGAAGCCACTTCCAGGTCGAAGGGGGGCGATGAAATATTTTCTTCCCGGGGttcatatttcaaatttttgactgTCAGAGAGTGcgagggcaaaaaaaaactggggaAAACAAACGAGCGAATTGTAAATCAGTACAAGTGAGATTTCAATTACTCGAGCTCGTTTCCAGTTTCGCCTTCTTTTGCATCGTAGTCTGGAGCAGAAACTCTTGGACAAATTTGGATTGATTTGTTTGTTGtatccaattttattgttaGAAATATTtatctaaagatttttttgttgactcatgcgaaacattttaaaa
This is a stretch of genomic DNA from Culex pipiens pallens isolate TS chromosome 1, TS_CPP_V2, whole genome shotgun sequence. It encodes these proteins:
- the LOC120412626 gene encoding uncharacterized protein LOC120412626 is translated as MADENPEFTKTPCSTCKEVSTEDEVMVGCDCCKLWFHARCVNFNPADKKSGKKWYCPDKDCQKKKKTKKSVEVPLPVPPELQEKLDALEETRKRAEAEQEMTRVLKEKEFELAAYLQERQMKIDEELREKEAKRAEELRERDFKRREADLAAEMVKKEEHLKRIQQLETTFRDKSASIDKLLKNSSTPLRNPEVKPLTEGNVAKHDGREDPEVNPAKPGDIPDNPGTNPGTPGSNPGSPKSSKKPVSSSDSSSASSVSTDANDDGKSGKTAKSTKVDVSKPDGLGLHGSGPTKAQRAARQGLTRKLPDFHGKPEEWPLFFAAYQASNEACGYTDVENLVRLQDCLKGRALEEVRGQLILPKSVPRVIAKLRQIYGRPEVLLQSHLQRVRKLEPPRADKLGSFIPFGNAVEQLCEHIEAAELTAHLVNPILIQELVDKLPDGEKRSWVHYKRKKREVNLRTLTNFLSKIVEDACEATVNLDYKPDVRAASGSSGRSRNKEKAALFNHSVAEESTERRGQKQQRPCKACQCTDHRLWNCEDFKKLPYEDRAKMATKWKLCQRCLNDHGGQCKLKLRCNVGECREPHNALLHPETRAVGMNAHITSTSPVLFRMLPVKVYCGERSMIVLAFLDEGSSLTLIESGLADRLGLLGTKEKLTIKWTANVTRVEQHSRRTNIWASAINGTNGEKLLLQSVRTVDKLMLPRQTLNAAEVSSHYDHLRGIPMDSYDGRPGMLIGLNNIHSFAPLETKVGTIVDPVAVRCKLGWTVYGPRDAESAGASCFLGCHQEVTNEELHDLLKSHYSLEEAVVTVQRESVEDQRARKIMEETTRRVGDRFETGLLWKTDDVKFPNSYPMAVKRMKQLEKKLERSPELYNNVKKQILDYQAKGYAHEATAEELNETDNNKAFYLPLNVVVNPKKPGKVRLVWDAAATIGGVSLNSMLVKGPDLLVPLVSVICGFRERRVAFGGDIREMYHQLKIISGDKQAQRFLFRDNINEEPKVYVMDVATFGSKSSPASAQYVKNRNAEEHAGQYPDAVAAIINRHYVDDYFDSVDTVEEAVKRAKQVSHVHKQGGFEIRNWVSNSPEVLTALGEEKPMSPVLLNQDKQTPSERVLGVRWDPELDEFAFAVMHREELMKYLKEGKRPTKRIVLSCVMGFFDPLGLLSPFTIHGKIIIQHLWRTGCRWDQDIDDEAWILWKRWTALLPEVEALRFPRSYFGDAMSSSIESLELHIFSDASELAYGCAAYLRAVINGQVHCSLVMARSKVAPLKRQSIPRLELMAACMGARMSQQILGTHTLQIDRTVFWTDSRTVLAWLHADPYKYKQFVAFRVGEILELTRLDDWRWVPSKKNIADVLTKWGPGPPLQNDSEWRNGPAILFEQDDHDSPPEQIEETNEDARGVVLFHRTVNVEAVSTWAKLVRVTATAVRFIENCRRKKDGRPVLTAKATSRLAKLVKTQHETDVQPLQQDELQKAERILWKQAQFESFPDEMSVLTKNLQLKQGELPEKIERSSPLYKLLPVLDEDGVLRVRGRLEKNESIPFDKRFPIILGRKHAVTKKIIQHYHEKYGHANRETVFNELRQKFWIPNARAAILEVVKECVWCKVNRCVPFVPTMAPLPVERTAATMRPFSAVGVDYLGPVEVTVGRRREKRWIAVFTCLAVRAVHLEVVHSLTTQSCLMALRRFACKRGVPEKVFSDNATCFRGADAAMTKAINKECAEQMTSATTAWSFIPPGTPHMGGAWERMVRSVKEALRALDDGRKLTDEILSTSLAEAEDMINTRPLTYVPQESAEEEAITPNHFLRGTVTSADLKLDETVDTAAALRDVYKRSQQLAGKMWERWSKEYLPSLNRRPKWFEDRKPLEAGDLVFVVDGKNRKSWVRGRVVEVFSGSDGRVRQADVRTADGKVNRRAVVNLAVLEIRDGKSDAPEGPTDLTGWGVATAGMGTLADGATPAV